One genomic region from Actinocatenispora thailandica encodes:
- a CDS encoding acetamidase/formamidase family protein produces the protein MASELIEYRPGAGDYAYTFGGRAAVRHVKPGDLISMYTEDCFGGAVRGTSDLPSQVCNFPYLNPVTGPFHVDGAEPGDTLALHFVEIAPARDWAVTTTLPHFGALTSTHTTATLQDPLEERVWKYDVDAAAGVVRYHASRSGHTVELPLSPMHGTVGVAPAAGEARMTITPDAHGGNMDTPELRAGVTVYLGVNVDGALFAIGDGHCRQGEGEVTGAAVEAAMNTVVAVDLIKGVGTPWPRLESDDALLSTGSARPLEDAFRISQHDLVTWSAQLTGLDTLDAYQLIAQAGQAPVGNVVDTNYTMVAKVAKRYLGAVGAAPAYDGVHDRLRALGRQYLSSR, from the coding sequence ATGGCCAGCGAGTTGATCGAGTACCGGCCGGGCGCGGGAGACTACGCCTACACGTTCGGTGGGCGGGCCGCGGTGCGGCACGTCAAACCGGGCGACCTGATCTCGATGTACACCGAGGACTGCTTCGGCGGCGCGGTGCGCGGCACCAGCGACCTGCCCTCGCAGGTGTGCAACTTCCCGTACCTGAACCCGGTCACCGGGCCGTTCCACGTGGACGGCGCCGAGCCGGGCGACACGCTCGCGCTGCACTTCGTCGAGATCGCGCCGGCCCGGGACTGGGCGGTCACCACCACGCTGCCGCACTTCGGCGCGCTCACCTCCACGCACACCACCGCCACCCTGCAGGATCCACTGGAGGAGCGGGTCTGGAAGTACGACGTGGACGCCGCCGCGGGCGTGGTCCGCTACCACGCCAGCCGGTCCGGGCACACCGTCGAGCTGCCGCTTTCCCCGATGCACGGCACGGTCGGCGTCGCGCCGGCCGCCGGCGAGGCGAGGATGACGATCACCCCGGACGCGCACGGCGGCAACATGGACACCCCGGAGCTGCGCGCCGGCGTCACCGTCTACCTGGGGGTCAACGTGGACGGTGCGCTGTTCGCCATCGGCGACGGGCACTGCCGGCAGGGCGAGGGCGAGGTGACCGGCGCGGCGGTCGAGGCGGCGATGAACACCGTCGTCGCGGTCGACCTGATCAAGGGGGTGGGCACCCCGTGGCCGCGGCTGGAGTCCGACGACGCGCTGCTGTCCACCGGCTCGGCCCGGCCGCTGGAGGACGCGTTCCGGATCAGCCAGCACGACCTGGTCACCTGGTCGGCGCAGCTGACCGGGCTGGACACCCTGGACGCGTACCAGCTGATCGCGCAGGCCGGGCAGGCGCCGGTCGGCAACGTCGTGGACACCAACTACACGATGGTCGCCAAGGTCGCCAAGCGGTACCTGGGCGCGGTCGGCGCGGCGCCCGCGTACGACGGCGTGCACGACCGGCTGCGCGCCCTGGGCCGGCAGTACCTGTCGAGCCGGTGA
- a CDS encoding GOLPH3/VPS74 family protein — MSERRPPGRYEPRDASARGHLPLPEALFVLGHDEAGRTRYHPRLLDAVLGGALLAEAAIDGAVTVVDGGTVKVAELGARPPSGARDLQIAVLETLAGEPAPHTAAEWAGRFAPDATARILESLERVGLCRRVTARRLGLFRADRVQFVDPSLLGRTEAWFTHALTWAHDLSPTDAVLAALGRELGPAPPAYEDLPAEERARRRRAADEAMDESVRRVVAATRATIAASAFGAYR; from the coding sequence GTGAGCGAGCGTCGGCCTCCGGGCCGGTACGAGCCGCGGGACGCATCGGCGCGGGGCCACCTGCCGCTGCCCGAGGCGCTGTTCGTGCTCGGCCACGACGAGGCCGGCCGCACCCGGTACCACCCGCGACTGCTGGACGCGGTACTCGGTGGGGCGCTGCTCGCCGAGGCGGCGATCGACGGCGCGGTGACCGTCGTGGACGGCGGCACGGTCAAGGTCGCCGAACTCGGTGCGCGGCCGCCGTCCGGCGCCCGTGACCTGCAGATCGCCGTGCTGGAGACGCTGGCCGGCGAGCCCGCGCCGCACACCGCCGCGGAGTGGGCGGGCCGGTTCGCGCCGGACGCGACGGCCCGGATCCTGGAGTCGCTGGAGCGGGTCGGGCTGTGCCGCCGGGTCACCGCCCGCCGGCTCGGGCTGTTTCGCGCCGACCGGGTTCAGTTCGTCGATCCCAGCCTGCTGGGCCGTACCGAGGCATGGTTCACGCACGCGTTGACCTGGGCGCACGACCTGTCGCCGACCGACGCGGTACTCGCCGCGCTGGGCCGGGAACTCGGCCCCGCGCCGCCCGCGTACGAGGATCTGCCGGCCGAGGAGCGCGCTCGCCGGCGCCGCGCCGCGGACGAGGCGATGGACGAGTCGGTGCGGCGGGTGGTGGCCGCGACCCGGGCCACCATCGCCGCCTCCGCCTTCGGCGCCTACCGCTGA
- a CDS encoding GtrA family protein — protein MFVVDSAVRRVPEPIRSLIIKHHEGLKFLIVGGTCFLITVAINYTLKLTILHEKPVTALTVATIIATIVSYILNREWSFRTRGGRERHHEALLFFLVSGLGVGVNDIPLLISRYLLELRTPAVSLLTQEISDFVSGMILGTLLAMVFRLWAFRKFVFPRAGARPRPERRGAGLAPVPDRADDEVA, from the coding sequence GTGTTCGTGGTCGACAGCGCAGTGCGACGGGTGCCGGAGCCGATCCGGTCGCTGATCATCAAGCACCACGAGGGACTCAAGTTCCTGATCGTCGGTGGTACCTGCTTCCTGATCACCGTGGCGATCAACTACACGCTGAAGCTGACGATCCTGCACGAGAAGCCGGTGACGGCGCTGACGGTGGCGACCATCATCGCCACGATCGTGTCGTACATCCTCAACCGGGAGTGGTCGTTCCGCACCCGCGGCGGGCGCGAGCGGCACCACGAGGCGCTGCTGTTCTTCCTGGTCAGCGGGTTGGGCGTGGGCGTCAACGACATCCCGCTGCTGATCTCCCGGTACCTGCTGGAACTGCGCACCCCGGCCGTGTCGCTGCTGACCCAGGAGATCTCCGACTTCGTCAGCGGGATGATCCTCGGCACCCTGCTCGCGATGGTGTTCCGGCTCTGGGCGTTCCGGAAGTTCGTGTTCCCGCGCGCCGGCGCCCGGCCCCGGCCCGAGCGGCGCGGCGCCGGCCTCGCCCCGGTACCCGACCGGGCCGACGACGAGGTCGCCTGA
- a CDS encoding questin oxidase family protein, with translation MSGQATMLDGGKMMADGVLDEAYERLHRTGPERQGWLSNHAPMAVEVLARHGHGGDVHGWLDWYRPKLEDMPARYEPIDAARWRPALGDPRRIADWVDLLVGQVSEHPWPDVLAEWWPRLLPGIAAGATHGVIRVGHAVRTLRHGDESPAALAELAHALGYWAARWQTVGGVRAPRGGLTPAAALDQVPTLPEQTGGIRDRLARLDALAGWPESVAAAGPPDDPDGARDWLTGLVDAAVRRYGRYGYGSPVMLVHSATAPNAVLRTLPALPRAMWLPSVAAAWAASAAVTSVYAPAEPMPADQLGTGPSGTDPRTEVLDRAAAHRDEHVLKFVDTALDTHARTGDPAALVAASDVITLIDRE, from the coding sequence ATGAGCGGGCAGGCAACGATGCTGGATGGGGGCAAGATGATGGCGGACGGCGTGCTGGACGAGGCGTACGAGCGGCTGCACCGCACCGGGCCCGAGCGGCAGGGCTGGCTGTCCAACCACGCCCCGATGGCCGTCGAGGTACTGGCCCGGCACGGCCACGGCGGCGACGTGCACGGCTGGCTCGACTGGTACCGGCCGAAGCTGGAAGACATGCCCGCCCGGTACGAGCCGATCGACGCGGCGCGGTGGCGGCCGGCGCTGGGCGACCCGCGGCGGATCGCCGACTGGGTGGACCTGCTGGTCGGTCAGGTCTCCGAGCACCCCTGGCCGGACGTGCTGGCCGAGTGGTGGCCGCGGCTGCTGCCCGGCATCGCGGCCGGCGCCACGCACGGGGTGATCCGGGTCGGCCACGCGGTACGCACCCTGCGCCACGGCGACGAGAGCCCCGCCGCGCTGGCCGAGCTGGCGCACGCCCTCGGGTACTGGGCGGCGCGCTGGCAGACCGTCGGTGGGGTGCGGGCGCCGCGCGGCGGGCTGACCCCGGCCGCGGCGCTGGACCAGGTGCCGACGCTGCCGGAGCAGACCGGCGGGATCCGGGACCGGCTGGCCCGGCTGGATGCCCTCGCCGGCTGGCCGGAATCGGTGGCCGCCGCCGGCCCGCCGGACGACCCGGACGGTGCCCGCGACTGGCTGACCGGGCTGGTCGACGCCGCGGTCCGCCGGTACGGCCGGTACGGGTACGGCTCGCCGGTGATGCTGGTGCACTCGGCGACCGCGCCGAACGCGGTGCTGCGCACGCTGCCGGCGCTGCCGCGGGCGATGTGGCTGCCCAGCGTCGCCGCCGCGTGGGCCGCCTCCGCGGCCGTGACCAGCGTGTACGCCCCGGCGGAGCCGATGCCGGCGGACCAGCTCGGCACCGGCCCGAGCGGTACCGATCCGCGCACCGAGGTGCTGGACCGGGCCGCGGCGCACCGGGACGAGCACGTGCTCAAGTTCGTCGACACCGCGCTGGACACGCACGCGCGTACCGGTGACCCGGCGGCGCTGGTCGCCGCCAGCGACGTGATCACGCTGATCGACCGGGAGTGA
- a CDS encoding polyprenol monophosphomannose synthase, translated as MSSEPLSAPAADRVQPATAPADPVVERAVTAVELPKPWCDSAVTVVLPTYNEVDNLPIITRALFALPLPQLRVLVVDDNSPDGTGELADRLAAEYDGRLSVVHRTAKEGLGRAYVDGMTRALDAGADFVVQMDADLSHPPEALPEMLGTLLATRAGVVIGSRYVTGGVLAEEWGVHRRLLSAWANFYVQRLLSLRIRDVTAGFKLWRAGTLRDLRLESIGSNGYSFQVEMNYRAVLRGHKVVEVPIRFDERARGTSKMSLTVQLESALVPLRLRRQRRSFGR; from the coding sequence ATGTCGTCTGAACCTCTGTCGGCGCCGGCCGCGGACCGGGTCCAGCCCGCCACCGCGCCGGCCGACCCGGTGGTCGAGCGTGCCGTCACCGCGGTGGAGCTGCCGAAGCCGTGGTGCGACTCGGCCGTCACGGTGGTGCTGCCCACCTACAACGAGGTCGACAACCTGCCGATCATCACGAGGGCGCTGTTCGCGCTGCCGTTGCCGCAGCTGCGGGTGCTGGTGGTCGACGACAACAGCCCGGACGGCACCGGTGAGCTGGCCGACCGGCTGGCCGCCGAGTACGACGGCCGGTTGAGCGTGGTGCACCGGACCGCCAAGGAGGGCCTCGGCCGGGCGTACGTGGACGGCATGACCCGCGCGCTGGACGCCGGCGCCGACTTCGTGGTCCAGATGGACGCCGACCTCTCGCACCCGCCGGAGGCGCTGCCGGAGATGCTCGGCACGCTGCTCGCCACCCGGGCCGGCGTCGTCATCGGCTCCCGGTACGTGACCGGTGGCGTGCTGGCCGAGGAGTGGGGCGTGCACCGCCGGCTGCTCTCCGCCTGGGCCAACTTCTACGTGCAGCGGCTGCTGTCGCTGCGGATCCGGGACGTCACCGCCGGGTTCAAGCTGTGGCGCGCCGGGACGCTGCGGGACCTGCGCCTGGAGTCGATCGGCAGCAACGGCTACAGCTTCCAGGTGGAGATGAACTACCGGGCGGTGCTGCGCGGGCACAAGGTGGTCGAGGTGCCGATCCGGTTCGACGAGCGGGCCCGGGGCACCTCCAAGATGAGCCTCACGGTGCAGCTGGAGTCGGCGCTGGTCCCGCTGCGGCTGCGGCGGCAGCGCCGCTCCTTCGGCCGCTGA
- a CDS encoding septal ring lytic transglycosylase RlpA family protein, with product MAIGGVSFALTGNEGPTTKPAAAADKQSQPDRESLEKRASRGKARPTGSASPDSQGKQGSDAAKKDDGSVHTAVTGDSGSCKAVYTSTGSTTASGQKFDANAMTAGNMTLPIGTKVQLTNPSNGKSVTVKINDRGPYSGDSCFLLTSGAYAKIASLDSDTATVDYQVLY from the coding sequence ATGGCCATCGGCGGTGTGTCCTTCGCGTTGACCGGCAACGAGGGGCCGACCACCAAGCCGGCCGCCGCCGCGGACAAGCAGAGCCAGCCCGACCGGGAGTCGCTCGAGAAGCGCGCATCCCGCGGCAAGGCCCGCCCCACCGGTTCCGCCTCCCCCGACAGCCAGGGCAAGCAGGGTTCGGACGCCGCCAAGAAGGACGACGGCTCCGTGCACACCGCCGTCACCGGGGACAGCGGCAGTTGCAAGGCCGTCTACACCTCGACCGGGTCCACCACCGCGAGCGGCCAGAAGTTCGACGCGAACGCGATGACCGCGGGGAACATGACGCTCCCGATCGGGACCAAGGTGCAGCTCACCAACCCGAGCAACGGCAAGTCGGTGACCGTCAAGATCAACGACCGCGGGCCGTACTCGGGGGACAGCTGCTTCCTCCTCACCTCGGGGGCGTACGCGAAGATCGCGTCGCTGGACAGCGACACCGCGACGGTCGACTACCAGGTGCTGTACTGA
- a CDS encoding PP2C family protein-serine/threonine phosphatase: MPRSKARRMMRPDARAGLVAGLVLLAMVCAVEVADGRSPSYVGLLAVPPFIAAAFGSWRTVLPVGLLSVLLAALFWVTSPTGPQTAVAVNVGAVVIAAAIAAAVGAIRQRQMARFAALSRLASVAQKAILGPLGPRVGDLPLAARYVSASAEADIGGDLYEAVDTTYGVRLLIGDVRGKGLDAVRLASVVLGSYRHVAYERADLRAILADLDRAVARSVGLEDFVTAALVEERGGTLTVLNCGHPAPLLLRQGRVIPLAPPAPAPPLGFMPLARPLVQRLEPGDRILLYTDGLAEARRDGEFFPIEERAWGLLGHGTVQDGLASLEAALLEWVNGLLDDDIALVLLEYTGAGLSGEARGATPSWEVGDVANPGVREV; this comes from the coding sequence ATGCCACGAAGCAAGGCCCGCCGCATGATGCGCCCCGACGCGCGCGCCGGCCTTGTCGCCGGCCTGGTGCTGCTGGCGATGGTCTGTGCGGTCGAGGTCGCCGACGGCCGGTCGCCGAGCTACGTCGGCCTGCTGGCGGTGCCGCCGTTCATCGCCGCGGCGTTCGGGTCCTGGCGCACGGTGCTGCCGGTCGGTCTGCTGTCGGTGCTGCTCGCCGCGCTGTTCTGGGTCACCTCGCCGACCGGCCCGCAGACCGCGGTCGCGGTCAACGTGGGTGCGGTCGTGATCGCGGCGGCGATCGCCGCCGCGGTGGGTGCGATCCGGCAGCGGCAGATGGCGCGGTTCGCCGCGCTGTCCCGGCTGGCCTCGGTGGCGCAGAAGGCGATCCTCGGCCCGCTCGGCCCGCGGGTCGGCGACCTGCCGCTCGCCGCGCGGTACGTGTCGGCGAGCGCCGAGGCCGACATCGGCGGCGACCTGTACGAGGCGGTCGACACCACCTACGGGGTCCGGTTGCTGATCGGTGACGTCCGGGGCAAGGGCCTGGATGCGGTCCGGCTGGCCAGCGTCGTGCTCGGCTCGTACCGGCACGTCGCGTACGAGCGGGCCGACCTGCGGGCGATCCTGGCCGACCTGGACCGGGCGGTGGCCCGTTCGGTCGGCCTGGAGGACTTCGTCACGGCGGCGCTGGTGGAGGAGCGCGGTGGCACGCTGACGGTGCTCAACTGCGGCCATCCGGCGCCGCTGCTGCTGCGCCAGGGCCGGGTGATCCCCCTGGCGCCGCCGGCACCGGCGCCGCCGCTGGGGTTCATGCCGCTGGCCCGCCCGCTGGTACAGCGGCTGGAGCCGGGGGACCGGATCCTGCTCTACACCGACGGGCTGGCCGAGGCGCGCCGGGACGGCGAGTTCTTCCCGATCGAGGAGCGCGCCTGGGGGCTGCTCGGACACGGCACCGTGCAGGACGGCCTGGCGTCGCTGGAGGCGGCGCTGCTCGAATGGGTCAACGGCCTGCTGGACGACGACATCGCGCTGGTGCTGCTGGAATACACCGGGGCCGGACTGTCCGGCGAGGCGCGCGGTGCGACCCCGTCCTGGGAGGTCGGCGACGTCGCCAACCCCGGTGTCCGTGAGGTCTGA
- a CDS encoding acyl-CoA dehydrogenase translates to MGHYKSNLRDLEFNLFEMFGTADRLGKQPFPEIDADTARGLLTEIDRFAREDLAESFAAGDRTPPVFDPETHSVHVPEAFAKPFRQMMEAEYWRMDIPEGMGGTPVPRALWWSTSELILGANPAAFMYAAGPSFAGTLFNLGTPEQREWAKLFADKRWGATMVLTEPDAGSDVGAGRTKAYRQDDGSWHIEGVKRFITSAEHDMADNIIHYVLARPVGVEGAGGPGTKGLSLFVVPKFLFDPKTGELGERNGAYVTNVEHKMGLKVSTTCELTLGDGTPAKGWLLGEVHEGIKQMFHIIEYARMMVGTKAMSALSTGYLNALDYAKSRVQGADLTNPGKDAPRVTVTHHPDVRRSLLLQKSYAEGLRALVAYTANWQDVALVAEAEGDEKAAKLARRVNDLLLPIVKGCGSERGYELLGSESLQTFGGSGFLQDYPLEQYIRDSKIDTLYEGTTAIQSQDLFFRKIVKDQGKALMQVAGDIKAFIDAEAGNGRLKEVRASLNTALENVQGMLGKIFEYAGAAQQGEPRSIYKAALHLRRLLLGMGDLVIGWLLARQAEVALTKLDGEVSADDRLFYQGKVATASFFAAEVLPRLAGDRAVVEAATLEPMDLPEEAF, encoded by the coding sequence ATGGGGCACTACAAGAGCAACCTGCGGGACCTCGAATTCAACCTGTTCGAGATGTTCGGGACCGCGGACCGGCTGGGCAAGCAGCCGTTCCCGGAGATCGACGCGGACACCGCGCGCGGCCTGCTGACCGAGATCGACCGGTTCGCCCGGGAGGACCTGGCCGAGTCGTTCGCCGCCGGTGACCGGACCCCGCCGGTGTTCGACCCGGAGACGCATTCGGTGCACGTGCCGGAGGCGTTCGCCAAGCCGTTCCGGCAGATGATGGAGGCCGAGTACTGGCGGATGGACATCCCGGAGGGGATGGGCGGCACCCCGGTGCCGCGCGCCCTCTGGTGGTCCACCTCCGAGCTGATCCTCGGCGCCAACCCGGCCGCCTTCATGTACGCCGCGGGGCCGAGCTTCGCCGGCACGCTGTTCAACCTGGGCACCCCCGAGCAGCGGGAGTGGGCGAAGCTGTTCGCCGACAAGCGCTGGGGAGCGACGATGGTGCTCACCGAGCCGGACGCCGGCTCGGACGTCGGTGCCGGCCGCACCAAGGCGTACCGGCAGGACGACGGGTCGTGGCACATCGAGGGCGTGAAGCGGTTCATCACGTCCGCCGAGCACGACATGGCCGACAACATCATCCACTACGTGCTGGCCCGGCCGGTCGGCGTCGAGGGCGCGGGCGGCCCCGGTACCAAGGGGCTGTCGCTGTTCGTGGTGCCGAAGTTCCTGTTCGACCCGAAGACCGGCGAGCTGGGCGAGCGCAACGGCGCCTACGTGACCAACGTCGAGCACAAGATGGGGCTGAAGGTCTCCACCACCTGCGAGCTGACCCTCGGCGACGGCACGCCGGCCAAGGGCTGGCTGCTCGGTGAGGTGCACGAGGGCATCAAGCAGATGTTCCACATCATCGAGTACGCCCGGATGATGGTCGGCACCAAGGCGATGTCGGCGCTGTCCACCGGCTACCTCAACGCGCTCGACTACGCGAAGTCCCGGGTGCAGGGCGCCGACCTGACCAACCCCGGCAAGGACGCGCCGCGGGTGACCGTCACCCACCACCCGGACGTCCGGCGCTCGCTGCTGCTGCAGAAGTCGTACGCGGAGGGGCTGCGGGCGCTGGTCGCCTACACCGCGAACTGGCAGGACGTGGCGCTGGTCGCCGAGGCCGAGGGCGACGAGAAGGCCGCCAAGCTGGCCCGCCGGGTCAACGACCTGCTGCTGCCGATCGTCAAGGGTTGCGGCTCGGAGCGCGGGTACGAGCTGCTCGGCTCGGAGTCGCTGCAGACCTTCGGCGGGTCCGGCTTCCTGCAGGACTACCCGCTGGAGCAGTACATCCGCGACTCGAAGATCGACACCCTGTACGAGGGCACCACCGCGATCCAGTCCCAGGACCTGTTCTTCCGCAAGATCGTGAAGGACCAGGGCAAGGCGCTGATGCAGGTGGCCGGCGACATCAAGGCGTTCATCGACGCCGAGGCGGGCAACGGCCGGCTCAAGGAGGTCCGCGCCTCGCTGAACACCGCCCTGGAGAACGTGCAGGGCATGCTCGGCAAGATCTTCGAGTACGCCGGTGCCGCCCAGCAGGGCGAGCCGCGCTCGATCTACAAGGCGGCGCTGCACCTGCGCCGGCTGCTGCTCGGCATGGGCGACCTGGTCATCGGCTGGCTGCTGGCCCGCCAGGCCGAGGTCGCGCTGACCAAGCTGGACGGCGAGGTGTCCGCCGACGACCGGCTGTTCTACCAGGGCAAGGTCGCCACCGCGAGCTTCTTCGCCGCCGAGGTGCTGCCCCGGCTGGCCGGTGACCGCGCCGTCGTCGAGGCCGCCACCCTGGAGCCGATGGACCTCCCCGAAGAAGCGTTCTGA
- a CDS encoding histidine phosphatase family protein: MMCAARVLCLVGGEAAALAPYRPVRLYVAPDGPRLAGAVDAPVEERAGLAGPGLAPRDRWLLAGELAAPAAGGESGQQVVDRFAGTLAEIADRHRGQTVAVLADGLELPLAALCAGLSPARVHAAPLAPGDVVVVEYDADGWRYLSGWPA, translated from the coding sequence ATGATGTGCGCGGCCCGGGTGCTGTGCCTGGTCGGTGGCGAGGCCGCGGCCCTCGCCCCGTACCGGCCGGTCCGGCTCTACGTGGCGCCGGACGGGCCACGGCTCGCCGGCGCGGTGGACGCGCCGGTGGAGGAGCGGGCCGGGCTGGCCGGCCCCGGGCTGGCGCCGCGCGACCGCTGGCTGCTGGCCGGCGAGCTGGCCGCGCCCGCGGCCGGCGGCGAGAGCGGGCAGCAGGTGGTGGACCGGTTCGCCGGGACGCTGGCGGAGATCGCCGACCGGCATCGCGGGCAGACCGTCGCGGTGCTCGCGGACGGGCTGGAACTACCGCTCGCGGCGCTGTGCGCCGGCCTGTCGCCGGCACGGGTGCACGCCGCCCCGCTCGCCCCCGGTGACGTCGTGGTCGTCGAGTACGACGCGGACGGCTGGCGGTACCTGTCGGGCTGGCCGGCGTGA
- a CDS encoding GNAT family N-acetyltransferase, which translates to MTTPLPARLARGEAAMADLAEVGGDSATVAGIACASYGIDQPWATWARPVTPPGDLGPVVDWLASRGGPWSVKVSAADTAAPAYRGLTEWLVLPVYVLAEPAGAVRVPGLSIGAPRDPAEFLAVYGASLAPLATARHLASPRYRFLVARLDGEPVGCALAQRAGDSAYVSAVTVRPEYRRRGIGAAISVAATTAATELTGGPVWLHAEDGPARIYRRLGYRRVDTHVVLTPR; encoded by the coding sequence GTGACCACGCCGCTGCCGGCGCGGCTGGCCCGCGGCGAGGCCGCGATGGCCGACCTCGCGGAGGTCGGCGGGGACTCGGCGACCGTGGCCGGGATCGCCTGTGCCAGCTACGGCATCGACCAGCCGTGGGCGACCTGGGCGCGTCCCGTGACGCCGCCGGGCGACCTGGGCCCGGTGGTGGACTGGCTGGCCAGCCGCGGCGGTCCGTGGTCGGTGAAGGTGTCGGCCGCCGACACCGCCGCGCCGGCGTACCGGGGGCTCACCGAGTGGCTGGTGCTCCCGGTGTACGTGCTGGCCGAGCCGGCGGGGGCGGTACGGGTGCCGGGGCTGTCGATCGGTGCACCGCGCGATCCGGCCGAGTTCCTGGCCGTCTACGGTGCGTCGCTGGCGCCGCTGGCGACGGCGCGGCACCTGGCGAGCCCGCGGTACCGGTTCCTGGTGGCCCGGCTGGACGGCGAGCCGGTGGGCTGCGCGCTGGCCCAGCGAGCCGGCGACAGCGCCTACGTGTCGGCCGTGACGGTACGGCCGGAGTACCGCCGGCGCGGCATCGGCGCCGCGATCTCGGTGGCGGCGACGACCGCCGCGACGGAGCTGACCGGCGGCCCGGTGTGGCTGCACGCCGAGGACGGGCCGGCCCGGATCTACCGCCGCCTGGGATACCGGCGGGTCGACACGCACGTGGTCCTCACCCCGCGCTGA
- a CDS encoding 5-oxoprolinase subunit B family protein produces the protein MRTRPAGPRAILLECADAAEVAAWHAELRRRLDSGALVATDLVPAARTVLVDGVADPAGLAESLATMSAGRAAPPEPGTAVELDCVYDGPDLAEVAELWRTSVDGVVARHTGTEFRVAFCGFSPGFGYLTGLPAEFAVPRRDSPRPRVPAGAVGLAGEYSGVYPSPSPGGWRLIGRTGAVLFDPSASPPALLTPGTRVRFRAVPG, from the coding sequence ATGAGAACCCGGCCGGCGGGGCCGCGCGCGATCCTGCTGGAGTGCGCGGACGCGGCCGAGGTCGCCGCCTGGCACGCCGAGCTGCGCCGGCGCCTGGACTCCGGTGCGCTGGTCGCGACCGACCTGGTCCCGGCCGCCCGTACGGTGCTGGTGGACGGCGTCGCCGATCCCGCCGGGCTGGCGGAGAGCCTCGCCACGATGTCGGCCGGGCGGGCGGCCCCGCCGGAGCCCGGGACGGCCGTCGAGCTGGACTGCGTGTACGACGGGCCGGATCTGGCCGAGGTCGCGGAGCTGTGGCGCACCAGCGTCGACGGGGTCGTCGCGCGGCACACCGGTACCGAGTTCCGGGTGGCGTTCTGCGGCTTCTCCCCCGGCTTCGGCTACCTGACCGGGCTGCCGGCGGAGTTCGCCGTGCCGCGCCGGGACAGCCCCCGCCCCCGGGTCCCGGCCGGGGCGGTCGGCCTGGCCGGCGAGTACTCCGGCGTCTACCCGTCGCCGTCGCCGGGCGGCTGGCGGCTGATCGGCCGTACCGGCGCGGTGCTGTTCGACCCGTCCGCGTCGCCGCCGGCACTGCTGACCCCCGGTACCCGGGTGCGGTTCCGGGCGGTGCCGGGATGA
- a CDS encoding biotin-dependent carboxyltransferase family protein: MRAFTVLRPGLLSTVQDRGRPGLAYLGIPRSGAADLPALELANRLVGNDPAAAGLEFTVTGAVLRAEESLLVAVTGAPAPVRVAGAEVPHGAAVPVPAGAELAVGTARTGLRSYLAVAGGIAVPPVLGSRATDTLSGLGPAPLRKGDTVPVGATPVAPAPGGPAAAPAGTASAGPRSAETVPGGTGSGGSTPPGARRTVVLRVHPGPRVGWFTAPAVRTLLSADYQASPTSNRVGMRLTGPPLARSVDAELPSEGVVLGAVQVPASGEPLVFLADHPTTGGYPVIAVVDPADVPAAAQARPGTPVRFEPVEGVSGWT; encoded by the coding sequence ATGAGGGCGTTCACGGTGCTCAGGCCGGGGCTGCTGAGCACGGTGCAGGACCGTGGCCGGCCCGGCCTGGCGTACCTCGGGATACCGCGGTCCGGCGCCGCCGACCTGCCGGCGCTGGAGCTGGCGAACCGGCTGGTCGGCAACGATCCGGCCGCGGCGGGGCTGGAGTTCACCGTCACCGGCGCGGTACTGCGGGCCGAGGAGTCGCTGCTCGTCGCGGTCACCGGCGCGCCGGCACCGGTCCGGGTCGCCGGCGCCGAGGTGCCGCACGGCGCGGCGGTACCGGTGCCGGCCGGCGCCGAGCTGGCCGTCGGCACCGCTCGCACCGGGCTGCGCAGCTACCTTGCCGTCGCGGGCGGCATCGCGGTCCCGCCGGTACTCGGCAGCCGCGCCACCGACACCCTGTCCGGGCTCGGCCCGGCACCGCTCCGCAAGGGCGACACCGTCCCGGTCGGCGCCACACCGGTGGCCCCCGCGCCGGGAGGGCCGGCCGCCGCGCCCGCCGGTACCGCATCCGCCGGCCCGCGCTCGGCCGAGACGGTGCCGGGCGGTACCGGATCGGGGGGCTCGACGCCGCCCGGCGCGCGGCGCACGGTGGTGTTGCGGGTGCATCCGGGGCCGCGAGTCGGCTGGTTCACCGCGCCGGCGGTACGCACGCTGCTGTCCGCGGACTACCAGGCGTCGCCGACCAGCAACCGGGTCGGCATGCGGTTGACCGGGCCGCCGCTGGCCCGCAGCGTCGACGCGGAGCTGCCCAGCGAGGGTGTCGTGCTCGGCGCGGTGCAGGTGCCCGCCAGCGGCGAACCGCTGGTGTTCCTGGCCGACCACCCGACCACCGGCGGCTACCCGGTGATCGCCGTCGTCGACCCCGCCGACGTGCCGGCCGCCGCGCAGGCGAGGCCCGGTACGCCGGTGCGGTTCGAGCCCGTCGAAGGAGTGTCCGGATGGACCTGA